In Candidatus Polarisedimenticolia bacterium, the following are encoded in one genomic region:
- the yihA gene encoding ribosome biogenesis GTP-binding protein YihA/YsxC has translation MAHPDMNIIARRFHISATRPEDFPRGPQPHIAFMGRSNVGKSSLLNQLLGAKGLARTSKDPGRTRALNFFLVNDRFFFVDLPGFGYARVSARVREQWKGLVEAYLVRSGGPDLALHLVDARHDPTDMDDELREWLQEAGVRHEVVLTKIDKLSGRDRARSLQRAARWLGLPEGTGPLAVSSTTGQGIPALWRVIGDVLTKQQTFRPERADGPASRAATQGGRSTP, from the coding sequence TTGGCCCATCCGGACATGAACATCATCGCCCGCCGCTTCCACATCAGCGCCACCCGGCCCGAGGACTTTCCCCGGGGGCCGCAGCCGCACATCGCCTTCATGGGGCGCTCGAACGTCGGCAAGTCGAGCCTCCTGAACCAGCTCCTGGGGGCGAAGGGGCTGGCCCGCACCAGCAAGGACCCGGGGCGCACGCGGGCGCTGAACTTCTTTCTCGTGAACGACCGGTTCTTCTTCGTGGATCTGCCGGGTTTCGGCTATGCCCGGGTCTCCGCCCGCGTGCGCGAGCAGTGGAAGGGACTCGTGGAGGCGTACCTGGTCCGGTCCGGGGGTCCGGACCTGGCCCTGCACCTGGTGGACGCGCGGCACGATCCGACCGACATGGACGACGAGCTGCGCGAGTGGCTGCAGGAGGCGGGTGTCCGGCACGAAGTGGTTCTCACCAAGATCGACAAGCTGTCCGGGAGAGACCGGGCGCGATCGCTGCAGCGCGCCGCCCGGTGGCTCGGCCTGCCGGAGGGCACGGGCCCCCTCGCCGTGTCCTCCACGACCGGCCAGGGCATCCCGGCGCTGTGGCGCGTGATCGGCGACGTCCTTACGAAGCAACAGACATTCCGTCCGGAGCGGGCCGACGGGCCCGCCTCCAGGGCGGCAACCCAAGGAGGAAGGTCCACCCCGTGA
- the rho gene encoding transcription termination factor Rho — MSGEKLDIRTLKEKSIAELTGIAKALDVPNATALRKQELIFEILRAQTEKSGLIFAEGVLETLPDGFGFLRAPEYNYLPGPDDIYVSPSQIRKFDLHTGDTISGQVRPPKEGERYFALIKVEAVNFEHPDQAREKIFFDNLTPLYPNQRIKLETTRDSVSSRVLDILCPIGKGQRGLIVAAPRTGKTMLLQAIANSITQNHPEIVLIVLLIDERPEEVTDMQRSVNGEVISSTFDEPATRHVQVAEMVIEKAKRLVEHRKDVVILLDSITRLARAYNTIVPPSGKVLSGGVDANALQRPKRFFGAARNVEEGGSLTIIATALIETGSRMDDVIFEEFKGTGNMEIHLDRKLADRRIYPSIEITRSGTRKEELLLAKLELDRSWVLRKVLNSLSPVEAMELLIERMQKTKNNDEFLSSMSNMG, encoded by the coding sequence CTGTCGGGCGAGAAGCTCGACATCCGGACGCTCAAGGAAAAGTCGATCGCCGAGCTGACCGGCATCGCCAAGGCGCTCGACGTGCCGAATGCCACCGCCCTGCGCAAGCAGGAGCTGATCTTCGAGATCCTGCGGGCCCAGACGGAGAAGAGCGGGCTGATCTTCGCCGAAGGCGTCCTCGAGACCCTGCCGGACGGCTTCGGGTTCCTGCGGGCGCCCGAGTACAACTACCTCCCCGGCCCGGACGACATCTACGTCTCGCCGTCGCAGATCCGCAAGTTCGATCTGCACACCGGCGACACGATCTCCGGGCAGGTGCGGCCGCCGAAGGAGGGGGAGCGCTATTTCGCCCTGATCAAGGTCGAGGCGGTCAACTTCGAGCATCCCGACCAGGCGCGCGAGAAGATCTTCTTCGACAACCTCACGCCCCTCTACCCGAACCAGAGGATCAAGCTCGAGACCACGCGCGACAGCGTGTCCTCGCGCGTCCTCGACATCCTCTGCCCGATCGGCAAGGGCCAGCGCGGCCTCATCGTCGCGGCGCCGCGCACCGGCAAGACCATGCTGCTGCAGGCCATCGCCAACAGCATCACCCAGAACCATCCGGAGATCGTCCTGATCGTCCTGCTGATCGACGAGCGCCCGGAAGAGGTGACCGACATGCAGCGCTCGGTCAACGGCGAGGTCATCTCCTCGACCTTCGACGAGCCGGCCACCCGCCACGTGCAGGTCGCCGAGATGGTCATCGAGAAGGCCAAGCGGCTGGTCGAGCACCGCAAGGACGTCGTCATCCTGCTCGACTCGATCACGCGCCTGGCCCGCGCCTACAACACCATCGTGCCGCCGTCGGGCAAGGTGCTGTCGGGCGGCGTGGACGCCAACGCGCTGCAGCGCCCCAAGCGCTTCTTCGGTGCCGCCCGCAACGTCGAGGAGGGGGGATCCCTGACCATCATCGCCACGGCCCTCATCGAGACGGGGAGCCGCATGGACGACGTGATCTTCGAGGAGTTCAAGGGCACCGGCAACATGGAGATCCACCTGGATCGCAAGCTGGCGGATCGCCGCATCTACCCGTCGATCGAGATCACCCGCTCCGGAACGCGCAAGGAGGAGCTGCTCCTCGCCAAGCTGGAGCTGGATCGCTCCTGGGTGCTCCGCAAGGTCCTCAACTCCCTGTCCCCCGTCGAGGCCATGGAGCTTTTGATCGAGCGGATGCAGAAGACCAAGAACAACGACGAATTCCTGTCCTCCATGAGCAACATGGGGTAG